In Mammaliicoccus sp. Marseille-Q6498, the genomic stretch TGAAATTATTGTTATGAATAAGGGACAACTATATAAACAAGATGTACCACAAGAAATATTTAAAGATGGTGCTTATTTGACTGAAATTGGACTAGATTTACCATTTTCAATGAAGATGAATAGACTTTTATTGAATGATTATGAATTTACGACATTTGAACAGTTGGTGAATCGTTTATGAAAATCATCTTTAATAATGTAAGTTATGATTACAGCATCAAAACACCATTTCAATATAGAGCATTGAATAATGTTTCAACTACATTTAATGATTCTAAATTTTACGCGATAGTAGGTCAAACTGGATCAGGTAAATCGACTTTAATACAACATTTGAATGCAATTCTTAAACCAACAGAAGGACAACTTGTTATTGGTGATACAAAAATTATTAAAAAAACGAAATCTAAAAAGTTAATACCAATTCGTAAACAAGTAGGTATTGTTTTTCAGTTTGCTGAACATCAATTGTTTGAAGAAACGGTTTTAAAAGATATCATTTTTGGACCAATTAATTATGGTATGGAAAAAGAAAAAGCAATTAAAAGAGCGGAAGAACTCATTGAAATGTTAGGAATGGAACAAAGTATTTTAAATAGGTCTCCATTTGAGCTCTCAGGAGGTCAAAAAAGACGCATAGCGATTGCTGGCGTATTGGCTATGGAACCTGAAATACTTGTCCTTGACGAGCCTACAGTTGGCTTAGATCCTAGAGGGCAAAATGACATGATGGAACTTTTTAAAAAAATTCATGAGTCTATGGGCATTACAGTTATATTGATTTCACATCAAATGGACATTGTACTTAAGTACGCTGATGAGGTAAAAGTTATAAAAGCTGGAGCGATAGTCGCAGAAGATAGTCCAGTAAATATTTTTACAAATGAAGAACTGTTAAATCAAACGCATTTACAAGTTCCTAAAATTATTCAATTACAGCAATTAATCGAAAGTAAATATAATATGAAATTTGATGAAATTGCTACATCAGAAGAGATGTTTAAAGCAATGTACGAAAGTCAGGTGAATCGTCATGACGGATAAGATGATAATCGGACGTTTTATACCTGGTAATACTATTATTCATCATTTAGATTCTAGAATGAAAATGATCTTTGTATTTTTATTTATGATTTTAATATTTTATTGTAATACTTGGTTAGCGTATGGGTTTATGTTATTAACAGTTTTAATCATTATGTATCTTGCACAAATTAAATTTTGGTTTTTAATTAAAGGGCTAACGCCAGTTATGATTTTATTTATTTTCACCTTTGTCATGCATTTGATCGTTACAAAAGGTGGGACGGTTCTGGTAGATTTTAAAATTTTCACAATAGAGGAAAATGGTGTTGTACAAGGTGCATTTATCGTATTGCGTCTCGTTTTACTTGTTATGATTTCAACAATTATGACGTTAACGACGAGTCCTATTAGTTTAACGGATGCCATTGAATCAATGTTAAAACCTTTGAAAAAAATTAAATTTCCAGTTCATGAGTTAGCAATGATGATGTCTATATCACTTAGATTCATACCTACATTAATGGATGAATTAGATAGAATTATTAAAGCTCAGACATCTAGAGGGTCTGATGTAACGGCAGGAAGTGTATTTAATCGATTTAAAGCAATTATCCCATTATTAATACCAATGTTTATTTCAGCTTTTAAAAGAGCAGATGATTTAGCTGTAGCAATGGAATCAAGAGGTTATAATGCCGCTAATGTTAGAACAACTTATCGGAAATTAAAATGGCGTTTAAAAGATACGATTGCATTATCAACCATCCTTATAATAGCTATAGTATTAATATTATTAAGAAATTGAGGTGTGCATCTTGAGGATGTTAGTAAAAATATCATATCATGGTGGACAGTTTATGGGATTTCAAGTTCAGCATCATGAACGTACAGTTCAATATGAATTTGAAAGAATACTAAAAAGAATGCATCAAACATTTGTTAGAATTCATCCTTCTAGTAGAACGGATAAAGGTGTACATGCAATTGAACAATACTTTCATTTTGATACGCATTTAAATATTGCACCAGATAAATGGCAATATGCATTTAATTCAGGGTTACCAAGAGATATATCTGTACAAAGTGTAGAACAGATTAGCGATGACTTTCATTGTAGATAT encodes the following:
- a CDS encoding energy-coupling factor transporter ATPase; protein product: MKIIFNNVSYDYSIKTPFQYRALNNVSTTFNDSKFYAIVGQTGSGKSTLIQHLNAILKPTEGQLVIGDTKIIKKTKSKKLIPIRKQVGIVFQFAEHQLFEETVLKDIIFGPINYGMEKEKAIKRAEELIEMLGMEQSILNRSPFELSGGQKRRIAIAGVLAMEPEILVLDEPTVGLDPRGQNDMMELFKKIHESMGITVILISHQMDIVLKYADEVKVIKAGAIVAEDSPVNIFTNEELLNQTHLQVPKIIQLQQLIESKYNMKFDEIATSEEMFKAMYESQVNRHDG
- a CDS encoding energy-coupling factor transporter transmembrane component T; this encodes MTDKMIIGRFIPGNTIIHHLDSRMKMIFVFLFMILIFYCNTWLAYGFMLLTVLIIMYLAQIKFWFLIKGLTPVMILFIFTFVMHLIVTKGGTVLVDFKIFTIEENGVVQGAFIVLRLVLLVMISTIMTLTTSPISLTDAIESMLKPLKKIKFPVHELAMMMSISLRFIPTLMDELDRIIKAQTSRGSDVTAGSVFNRFKAIIPLLIPMFISAFKRADDLAVAMESRGYNAANVRTTYRKLKWRLKDTIALSTILIIAIVLILLRN